The genomic region GCCGAAGAACCCGCCGGACTCCTGCATGAACTGGCGCGACTCGCCGGAAAAGTCCGAGGTGTAGCCCGAGGGTGCGACGTTGGTGAGGATGGTGTTCAATTTCGCCAGCAGTTCGCCTTGGGCCACGCCACTCACACCCGACAGGGTCGCCGAGTTGAGTTGCTGGAAGTGGTTGATGGATTCCGGCTGGGTTGAGGTTTCGATGTGCGCCACGGTGCGCGCCTGGATCATGCTGCCGGATGGGGTGCGGATGTAGTAATCGAGAATCTGGTCCGGGTTGAGCCGGTCAACCTGCAACACCTGGGGAATGACTTTGTACGAGCGCCCGGCAGTGGAGAAGTAGTTCACGTAGTTGCCACCGAGTGCAGCGGACAGCGCCGCACCGACGTCGGCCTGGGTCATGCCCAGTGCGGCGATTTTTTCCCGGTCCACCACCAGCTTGGCTTGTGGCTTGTCGAGTTTCAGGTCCATGTCGGAGAAATAGAACAGCTGTTGTTTCTGTGCCTCGGCCACCACGGCCTGTGCGACTTCGTTGAGGTTTTCCACCGAGTCGGTGGTGGTGATCACGAACTGTACCGGCAAGCCTTGGGCGCCCGGCAGCGATGGCAGCGGGAAGGCCGCGATGGTGGCGCCGGGTACCTGGTTCCATTTCTGCTGGAGTTCCAATATCAGTTCAGCTTGGGAGCGCGAGCGGTCGCCCCAGTTTTTCAGCAGCACACCGCCCAGGCCCTGGTTGAGGATGGGCAGCCCGGTCAACTGGAACATCTGCGCGTATTCAGGCTCTTTGTTGGCAATCTGGAACGCCTGGTCGGCAATCCGCTCCATCTGCTGCGGCGAGGCGGTGGGCGGGCCTTTGATCTGCATGAACACCAGCCCCTGGTCCTCGGTGGGCGACAGTTCGCTTTTGGCGGTCATGCCGCTGGCGGCCACCAGCAGGAACAGCACAAAGCCAAACGTCACCAGCACCGGCCACACGTTCAGGCCCCCTGAGAGCACGCGGTGGTAACGACCCCGCAACCAGTCAAAGTACTGATCGAGCTTGCGGGCGAAACGACCTTCTTCCTGCCCGGTCTTGAACAGCCGGGAAGTCATCATCGGCGAAAGCGTCAACGCCACCACGGCCGATACAGTCACGGCACCCGCCAGCGAGAAGCAGAACTCCTTGAACAGCGCACCGGTAAGTCCGCTGCGCAGCCCGATAGGCACGTACGCGGCGATCAGCACTACGGTCATCGCAACGATCGGACCACCCAGTTCCCGCGCTGCGACCAGCGCAGCCTCGAGCACGCCTTTGCCTTCCTCCTTGATATGCCGGTCGACGTTTTCCACCACGATAATCGCGTCGTCCACCACCAGACCGATCGCCAATACCAGGGCGAGCAGGGTCAGCAGGTTAATCGAGTACCCCAGCAGGTACATGATGAAGAAGGTCCCGACCAGGGACAGCGGGATCGCCACCAGCGGCACGATCACCGCGCGGAACGAGCCGAGGAACAGGTAGATCACCACCGACACAATGATCATGGCCTCGACCAGGGTCTTCACCACCTCATAGATCGAGGTGTTGATGAACGCCGTGGAGTCATACACGATCTCGCCGCGTACCCCGGTGGGCAATTGGGATTGCAGCTCGGGGAAGGCCTCACGCACGCTGTCGGCCACCGTCAGGATGTTTGCAGTCGGCGCTGTCTTGATGCCGATGAACACCGAACGCTTGCCGGAAAACGCCACGCTGCTGTCGTAGCTTTCAGCGCCGAGGGTGACGGTGGCCACGTCCTCCAGGTACACCAGGGCATCGCCTTTCTGTTTAATCACCAGCCGCTTGAATTCATCCACCGTGTGCAAATCGGTTCCGGCCGTCAGGTCGACCGTCACCGTTTGCCCGCGGGTGGAGCCGACCGCAGACAGGTAGTTGTTGTTAGCCAAGGCGGTGGACACGTCCTGGGCGGTCACGTTATGTGCGGCGAGTTTGTCCGGGTCCATCCAGGCGCGCAGGGCGAACTGGCGCCCGCCGAGGATTTCTGCGGTTTGCACGCCCTGGATCGAGTCCAGCTTGGGCTTGACCACCCGCACCAGGTAATCGGTGATGTTATTGGTGGCCAGTGTGTCGCTGTAGAAACCCAGGTACATGGCGTCAGTGGTCTGCCCGACCGCCACCGTCAGCACCGGCTCCTGGGACTGTGCCGGCAGTTGGTTCTTGACCGAGTTGACCTGGGTATTGATCTCGGTAAGTGCCTTGCTGGCGTCGTAGTTCAACCGCAGTGTGGCGGTAATTGTCGAGACACCGGTGATGCTCGTTGAAGACAGGTAGTCGATGCCCTGGGCCTGGGCGATAGCCGACTCAAGCGGCTGGGTGATAAAGCCGGCCACCGTGGACGCGTCCGCGCCGTAGTAAGCGGTGGTGATGGTGACCACCGTATTTTCGGTGCGCGGCCATTGGTTCACCGGCAATTCGAAGATCGAGCGCAGCCCCAGGATCAGGATGAACAGCGAAACCACAATCGCCCAGACCGGCCGCTGAATAAAGGTATCGGTAAGCTTCATGGGACACCTTTAGTGTTCTTGGGGAGTCGGCGCAGGATCGTTCAGCGGCGCAGCGCTGTTATCGACCTTCACCGGCGAGCCATTCTTGAGCTTCATCTGGCCGCTGGTGATCAGCAAGTCGCCTTCCTTCACGCCCGACAGGATCGCCACCTGATCGCCCCGGGTTGGCCCGGTCTTGATAAAGGTTTGTTGCGCCGTCAGGACTTCCTCACCCTTGTCGTCCTTGCTCGATGTGGCGATGAACACCGTGGTGCCGTAGGGGTTGTAGGTCACCGATGTCTGCGGAACGGTGAGGTAGCGCTGCGTCGCACCGGAGTTGACCACGGCGCGGGCAAACATCCCGGGCACGAGACTTTGTTTGGGGTTGTCGACGGTCGCTTCCACCGTGACGTTGCGCGTGGTCGAGTCGAACTGGGTGTCGATGGTGCTGACCTTGCCGGTGAAGGTTTGATTGGACAGGCCGTCGGCCGTCACTGAAACCCCCTGGCCGATGGCGATTGCCTCCAGTTGGGTCTGGGGCACCGTGAAGTCGATGTAGATCGGATCGAAGGTCTGCAGGGTGGCGATCTTGTCGCCGGGGTTGAGGTATTGGCCCGGGTTGACGCTGGTGATCCCGATGCGCCCGGCAAACGGTGCACGAATGGTCTTTTTCGCCACCAGCGCGCGCTGTTGTTCGGCGGCAGCGAGCTTGGCTTTCAGGTCGGCGGTGTCAGTGTCCACTTGTGCCTGGGAGATGGCGTTGACCGCCAGTTGCGCCTTGTCACGCTTGAGGACGATCACCGCCAGATCAGCCGTAGCCTCCAGGGAATGCAGTTGCGCGATGTCCGAGTCGGCATTCAACTGCACCAGCAGCGCTTGCGCCGCCACCTCTTGCCCCGGCGTAAAGCCGATGGTGCGCACGATGCCGCCCACTTCAGTGGTCACATCCACCCCTCTGACCGCCTTCATCGATCCTACGGCGCTGACATTCGGTTGCCAATCGCTGAACGGCACCTTCATGGCCGTGACCACGGAGGCGGGCCTGGGCATTTTCGACTGGGCGATCAGCGCCGAAATCTGCACGAACTTCACTCCGGCAATAATCGCCACAATCACCAGCACCACCACGATCATGATGAGCATCGGCCGCCACAGTCGACGCTTGCGCGGTGTGCCGGGCTCGGGTGGCAGGGGAGAGGCAGTAATGACGTCAGCCATGGGTGTTCTCGCTGTTTCAGATTTCAGTTCAGTCGAACCGTGCCGAATCGGCAGGCACTGCCTTGTTTTTGGCCGGCATGATCTCGTTCCACGACGGCAGGCCGAAGCGATCAGGCCGGCCCTTGGTGGCAGGGTCCACATCGGTTCGGTTCCACCACCCGCCACCCAATGCCTGGAAGAGCGCCGTGGTATCGCTGTAACGGGAAGCCTGGGCCTTGACGCGGGCCAGCACGGTGTTCTGGTAGGTTTGCTGGGCCGTAAGCAGGTTGATATAGGCCACGGCACCGAGCTTGAACTGCGCCTGCACCAGGTCCAGGTTGGCTTGGGCAGAGCGCTCGGCCACCACCTGCTGGTTGAGTGCGTCGGCGTCGGCCTCCAGCGCCCGCAGCGCGTTGGCCACGTCCTGGAACGCGCCAATCACCGTGCCACGGTAGCGCGCTGCCGACTCGTCATAGGCCGCCACAGCGGCGCGTTTACGATGTTCCAGTGCGCCGGCATCAAAGATCGGTTGGGTGATCGACCCGGCCAGGCTCCAGACGCCACTGCCCGCCGAAAACAATTTAGTCCCGCTGGCCACCGTGGAGCCCACCGACCCGGTAATGCTGAACTGGGGCAACTGATTGGCCACGGCGACACCAATGTTCGCACTGGCCTGATGCAGTTGCGCCTGGGCAGAACGCACATCCGGCCGCTGGCCGACGATGGCCGAAGGCAGGCTGAGTGGCAGTTCTTCCGGCAGGTGCAGGGAGGCCAGGTTGAAGCGCTCATCCCGGTCCTGGTTGGGAAACCGGCCGAGGTAGGCCATCAACTGGTTGCGAGTCTGCGCCAATTGCTTTTGCAGGGGCGGCAGGCTGGCACGGGTTTGCGCCAGTGCGGTCTGCTGCGTGAGCACGTCGGTGTCGCCGATGGCCCCCAGCCGGCGCTGCGCCTGCAGGAGGTCGAGCTGGCCGCTCTGGATCCTGATGATTTCTTCGGTGGCGGCGACTTGATCGCGTATCGACGCCAGACTGACCGCCGTATTGACCACGTTGGAGGTCAATGTGAGATACGTCGCCTCCAGCTGGAAGCGCTCGTACTCGGCCTGGGCCGAGGTGGATTCGATTTGCCGGCGCGTACCGCCGAACACGTCCGGCGCATAGGACACACTCAGCGACGCCGAGCTCACCGTGAGAATCGGCGACTCCGGTATGCCCGAGGTGACGCCTGAGACTTTCTCGCGGGCCTTCTGCACATTGCCGCTGACGGAAGGGAAGAGCGACGCCTGGTCGGCATAGACCAGTTCATTAGCCTGGCGCAACGCCGCCTGGGCCGCGGTGACATCCGGGTTGGCACGTAACGCTTCTTCCACCAGCGCGTTCAATGCCGGGGAGCGGAACAGCGTCCACCATTGCCCGGGAATATCCATCCCGGCAATCAGCCGCTGTGCGGCGCCGCCGGCGTCGATATCGGCCTTGGCGGTGGCAGAGAGTTTCTCTCGTGAGTAATCGGCATTCGCCGGCACATCGGGCCGCGTGAAATCCGGCCCGACCGTACAACCCGCGAGGGCGATGCACAGCAGACTCAAGGGAGCCATAAGGTGTGGTTGTCGAAAAAGGGCGCGTATATGCGCCACTGGTTGCGGTGCCGATGCAAGCTGCCGAGGCTGCTCTTTCATATTTACTCTGATTAATCAGCGGGTTAACTGTTTGGTTGAGCAATGAGTGGCGGTGCATCAGGCCGGCCCATGAAGGACGCGGGTTGACTGGGGTAACGTCGCGTTGGTCAGGTGGATTGAACGTTAATTCAAGATTGCGGTAACCGCCAATAGAGGGAATCTTTATCGGGCGGGGTTCGGTGAGGTTCGGGACTATCTGCGCAGGTGGTATCAAGCATAGAGGCTTACCGCGAATGACCTGTATGAAGTTAAAGTGCCCGCTTGATAAACGCGTTTTAACCTCGAAAGGGACGTCGATTCACCATGAAAAAAGCTTCTCGCATTCTGCTCACCGTTCTTTTGTTGGGTCTTGGCGCCTCAACCCAGGCGGCTGAAGGTTTCATTGGCACCGGTACTAACGCCGGTAACGTTTACGAAGCCGATGGCCACGGCGGGCTAAGGGGCACCGGGGGAAATCTGGGCGGCGACTACGAACTGCAAAAAGACGGGTCGCTGAAGGGCACTGGCACCAATATTGGAAGAGGCTTTGTCCCGGCCGATGACGGCGGCCTCACCGGCACCGGCAACAACCTGGGCAAAAGGTTTAGCCCGGATGGCGCGGGTGGCTACAAGGGGCACGGCGCCGCCTATGGCGAAGACTACAAGTCTGACGGCAAGGGCTATTTCCGCGGTGAAGACACCGCCTTGGGCGGTAGCTGGAGGTCCGATGGCAAGGGTGGCTATGAGGGGACGGGGGAAAACCGCAAGCGTGGCTACGAATCCGATGGCCGTGGCGGGTACATCGGCACGGGGAAAAACCGTGGCCGTGGGCTTGAATCCGATGGCAAGGGTGGCTTTATCGGCACTGGCGACAATGCCGGTGGCGGCTGGGTACCTGACGGGTACGGTGGCTACAAGGGAATCGGCAACGTAAAAGGCGAACACTGGCGGCCTGACTGATTTCCCGACTGTCGCCGATAAATGCATTATTTGCATTTTTATCGAATTAGGTTATGCGTAATCAGTATTTTACACGCAGCATCCAGGGCTTCATCGTATAGGCAAGCTGGATTACCTATAAACACTGCCGAGACCGCACGCGCGGATCGACTTTAAATGCTTGAGAAGGCATCTGGAGACGAACGTGCGTTACCTGAAAAAACTGGCGGCCGGGTTGGCCGCCACACTGCTGTGCCTGACCGCGAACGCGCAAACGCTGGTGGTCGGAGACCAAAGCTACAACGCCCAGGCCGTGATGGAAGCAGCGGGGGTGCTGGAGGATCTGCCCTATACCCTTGAATGGAAGCAGTTCACCGCCGGGTCTCCGGTGGCGGAAGCCCTCAATTCCAACAGCCTCGATATCGGCTTGCTCGGTGATGCGCCCGTGCTGTTCATGGGTGCGCTGGGTGCGCCGATCAAGGTGATTGCCATCAGCCAGCAAAACCTCGAGGGCGTAGCCATCCTGGTGAAAAAGGACTCCTCGATCCACAGCCTTGCGGATCTGAAAGGCAAGCGCGCCGCCATCTGGAAAGGCTCCTGGAGCCAGCAACTGCTGCTGACCGCCCTGGATAAAGCGGGCGTGCCAAAAGACTCCCTGGAATTGCGTTACCTCAGCGCGCTGGATGCCTCCCACGCGCTGGAAGGCGGTTCCGTTGACGTCATCGCCACCTGGGAACCCTACGTCACCCAACAGGAACGCCAAGGTGCGCGAGTACTGGCGACCGCTGAAGGGCTGATCCCGGCCCAGAGCTTCATCGCTGCCAGCACCCAGGCCGTCGACGGCAAACGTGCGCAAATCAGTGATTTTCTCCAACGCCTGAAAAAAGCCCGCGATTGGACTCGCCAAAGCCCGGCCAACGCTGACGCCTATGCCGATGCCTGGGCCAAGCGCACCCGCGCAGATGCCGACATTGCCCGCGCCTGGTTTGCCCGGGCACGTACGACGGTTGAACCGGTGACGGCCCAATCGCCTGTTGAGGCGCAAAAGACCGTGGACTTTTTTGCAAGCCAGGGACTGGTCAAGTCTTACCCGGCAGCCAAGCTGTTCGACGACTCCTTCGCGGCGTCCTTGCAGCCTGCCGTCGCCAAAATTCAGCCCTGAACGCTTCAAGGAATACGTCAGACATGACCCAAAAAAGACAGCTCAAACTGGGCGCCCTGACCATGGGCTGCGGCGGGCCCGGCCGCCACAATCTATGGCTCGATCCTCAACTGCCGGCCGATGCCAGCGTCAACGTCGACTGGTACATCGACATCGCACGCCAGGCCGAGGCGGCATTGTTCGACTTGATATTTATCGTCGACAGCCAATTCATCACCCCGGGCTCGCCATCCCACTACCTGAATCGGCTGGAGCCGCTGACATTGTTGTCGGCACTGGCCGTGAGTACCCGGCATCTGGGCTTGGTCGGCACGCTGACCACCTCTTACAACTCGCCCTATAACGTTGCGCGGCGCCTGGCCTCACTCGACCTGATCAGCAAAGGCCGCGCTGGCTGGAATGTGGTCACCAGTGGCGACGCCGGTACCGCCGGCAACTACAGTCGCGACGAACATTATGACTACGACACCCGCTATGGCCGGGCAGCCGAACACGTCCAGGTGGTGCAGGGGCTGTGGAACTCCTATGAGGAAGAGGCTTTCGTGCGTGACCGCGCCACCGGCCAATTTCTCGACCCGAGCAAACTCCATAGCCTGAACCACAAAGGTGAGCACTTTTCGGTAGTCGGGCCGCTGAATATCCAGCGCTCACCCCAAGGCCAACCGGTGATCTTCCAGGCCGGCGATTCGGAACAAGGCCGCGACCTCGGCGCCGCCACCGCCGATGTGATCTTCACCCACGCGGCCAGCATCGAGCAGGGCCAGGCGTTCTACCGGGATATCAAGGGCAGGGCGCTGCAACATGGCCGTGATCCGGAGCAATTGCTGGTGATGCCCGGCGCCGAGATTTACGTGGGCGACACTGATGAGCATGCCCGTGAAATCGAACAGCACTACCATCAGGCCGATCACAGTTTTGAGCTGGCGCTGAAGGAGTTTGGGCGTAATTTTGGCTGGCATGATTTCAGCCAGTACGACCTGGATGCTCCGTTTCCGCAGGAAAGCCTGGAGGCTGCCCGCAGCAGTTTTTTCACGGCGGCCAAACGGATTGCTGACCAGGCCCGGGACAAAGGCTTTACGTTGCGCCAGGCGGTGGAGTTTGGACGGCAGTTGCGCCCGGGGGCATTTGTCGGGTCGGCGGAGACCGTTGCGCGGAAAATGGCTGACTGGTTTGAAGCCCGTGCGGTGGATGGTTTTAACATCTACATCGGCCATCCGGAGCAGTTCAACCGATTCACCCAGGAGGTCATCCCGTTGTTGCAGGCGCGTGGCGTGTATCGCACGGCGTATGAAGGAACGACGCTGCGGGAAAGCCTGGGGTTGCAGATTCCGCGCTTTGCTCGCAACGGCGGTGTTTGACTCAAAAAGGGCGTTCAGATGAATAAACTGGTTGGCAGCGGAATTTTTTAGACATACTGAGGGTTCAAGCCACTCATTTGTCCCGAGACTTTCCTGATGCCATCCCAACCCGTACAAGGGTCGTTCAATCAGGACGACCGGTATCGACTGCTCGTCGACGCAGTAGTCGACTACGCCATCTACATGCTGGATACGAACGGGTTGATTCGTAGCTGGAACTCGGGGGCGAAGAAGATCAAGCAGTACGAACAGAGTGAAGTGCTGGGCAGGCATTTTTCGCTGTTTTACACCCCGGAAGATCTGGCCTCGGACTTGCCCGCCCGAGCGCTCAAAAGCGCCGAACAGTCAGGCCGCTTCGAGGGCGAAGGCTGGCGCATCAGGAAAGATGGCACGCGTCTGTGGGCGCTGGTCATTATCGACCCGATACGCGCCGACGATGGCACGCTGATTGGCTTCGCCAAAGTCACACGGGACCTGACCGAGCGCAAGGCTGCGGAGCAGGCCCTGCGTCAGAGCGAGCAGCAATTCAGCCTGCTGGTGCAAGGCGTTACCGACTACGCGCTCTATATGCTCGACCCCAACGGCGTGATCACCACCTGGAACGCCGGTGCCCAGCGCATCAAGGGATATGAACCGGCAGAAGTCATCGGTAAACACTACTCCCTGTTTTTCCAGCGTGAGGATGCAGACAACAAGGTCCCGCAGCGCGCCCTTGAAACGGTTATCCGGGAAGGCCGGTATGAAGGGCAGGGTTGGCGCCTGCGCAAAGACGGCACGGGATTCCTGGCCCATGTCGTTATCGACCCGATAAAGAATGAACAGGGCGAGCTCGTGGGTTTCGCGAAAATTACCCGGGACGTTACCGAGAGCGTTCAGGCTCAACAGGAGATCAAGGAAACCCGGGAGGCGTTATTCCAGGCCCAGAAAATGGAGTCTCTGGGGCAGCTCACCGGCGGTATCGCCCATGACTTCAACAACCTCCTCATGGTGATTCTGGGGAGCCTCGAACTCGCCAAGAAGCGTGTCCCTCAGGACTCCAGAACCTACTCATTACTGAATAATGCCATCGCCGGCGCCCAGCGCGGTGCGACGCTGACTCAGCGGATGCTGGCCTTTGCCCGTCGCCAGGAGCTTGATCCGCAGCCAGTGGATGTGGGTGATCTGATCAGAAACATGTCAGACCTGCTGTCCCGCATGTTAGGCGCAGGCATCAGCGTCGACACACAGTTCCCACTGATCCTGCGGCCGGTGCTGGTCGACATGAGCCAACTGGAAATGGCCGTCATGAACCTGGTGATCAACGCCCGGGACGCCATGGAAGGCCGGGGCAGGATTCTGATTTCGGCGAGGGAGGATTCGTTTCCCGGCAGGCCGGATGACTCGGAAAGGCTGATTTGCATCGCTGTCATCGACACCGGCCCCGGAATGAATGACGCGACCTTGCAGCGGGCCATGGAGCCGTTCTTCACCACCAAGGGCGCGGGAAAAGGCACGGGGCTCGGCCTTTCGATGGTTCATGGCCTGGCAGCACAGTCACAGGGCCACTTTGTGCTGAAGAGCAAGGAAGGAGAGGGCACAACCGCAGAACTTTGGTTACCGGTGGCGGTGATGGATACCACGCAGTCTGCGGCGGTGGCATCCACTGCAAACACGCCAGCTGCCTCCCATCAGCAAAGCCTCGAGATTCTGCTGGTAGACGACGACCCGCTGGTGCTGATCAGCACGGGAGCCATGCTTGAAGATCTGGGCCATCATGTTGTGGCGGCGGCAGACGGGCACGCTGCGTTGGCGTTCCTGGCGCAAGGCACGCGCTTTGACTTGGTCATTACGGACATGGCAATGCCGGATATGACGGGGATTGAGCTGGCCGGCAACATCGAGGCGCTGTACCCCAAGATTCCCATCATTCTTTCGTCTGGATTTGCAGAGATATCCCTGAACCTCAAAACCACACTGACGCGCTTGCCCAAGCCATTTGATCAATCGGCATTGGCGAAAGTGATCGCCGAAACCCTGCGCACCCGGATCGAAAAGCCGTGTTGAATGAGAGCACTGACCGCCCACTCTTTGTTTCCATGGACGGGCCCAAGGGCACCGGCAAGACCACACTGCTGGAAGCCGTTACGAAAGCACTGAGGGCTGACAACAAAAAGGTGATCCGGCTGTGCGAGAGAAAAAGCGATCCCTACCGAAGTGAAACAATGGTCCTCGTTAACCAACTCGCCAGAACGCCCAGCCGGGAGTTGGAGTGGGAGGTGTGTAAGCGCTTCGCCAACAGCCGTGCCTGGATTTCCCGACACGTGCTGACTCAACAGCCGACAGACAGCATTGTCTTGATTGACCGCTGGTACCCGTCGGATGCCGCATTTCGCCGGGGAGTCCCGTTGACAGATATCCTGCAGTTGAACAGTGATCGAAACGTGCAAGTGCCGGACCTGCATGTCGGGGTGGTCACCGACCCCGATATTTCATGGGCAAGGGCCGCTGCACGCCGGCGCGGGCTGAGCAGCACCGTGATCCACAGGCTGGAAGAACACATCGCCTGTACCCAGGCGTTCGAGCGAGCGGTTGCGGATCACGGCTGGGTGTTGTGCCGTAATGAAGGAACCATTGACGGCGCGACACAGCAGGTCATTTCCGAGATTTACAACGTCCTTGAATCATCCCGGTGTGATTGACCCCGCCTGCTCTTGATAGCCTTTGCGCAGTTTCTCCGCGATCAGCTTTTCCGCTTCGCGCACTGCGCGTTCGGGGCTGTCGAGGGACTTGATCAAGGTCTGGCCCTTGGTGCCGATGCGACCGAAGTTCACCACCACGTCCGCCTCCGTGACGCCGATACGCCAGAACTTGTTGGAGTTGCCTTCGCCAAAGGTGAACTCACGCATCGGGGTCTGTGCTTCAGGGGCTGGCGACGCCTCGACCTCGACGGTTTCGGGTTCCACTTCCTGTTCAGGTTCTGGCAGCGCAGGCGCCTCTTCACCCCGTAGCAGCGCTTCAATCTGACTCAGCACCTCTTCCGGGGCCCGCAGCCAGTCATGGCTGAGCACGTCGATAATCTTCCAGCCGAAACTGCGCAGCACGGTCGGGCGGAAGATATAACGCTCACGCACGTCAGTCGCGGCCGCCGTATCGCCGTCCAGCAACACGCCGAGGCTGAAGTGTTCACCGCTGGCGTCACTGATCGCCAGGTCGCAGCGGAACTGCGAACGACCGACGTATTCCTGCACCGTATGCCCGCGTTTGCGTAACGCGGCGGCGAGGGCGCTGCGCAGGCTGTCCTTGGGCAGGCTGACCGCAAAGGATTGCTTGGCGCCTGGATTGAGGTTGGCAAGGATGCCCTGGGATCGCGGCGCGTCGCCGTTGGCGCTGGCCTGGGCGAATTGCAGGAACCCGCGCAATGCTGCGGCACCGTCGTTGTGGGTGTTGGTGATGGCATCCGCTTCGATGCTGGAGACGATCGCCATGCGCTTGCGCGCACGGCTGAAGATCACGTTCAGGCGTTTTTCCCCGCCGCGCTGGTTGATCGGGCCGAAGTTCATCAGCATCTTGCCGTTCGGTCCTGGTGCGTAGCAGATGCTCAGGATGATCACGTCGCGTTCATCCCCCTGGACGTTCTCCAGGTTCTTGACGAACAGGCCGTTGAACTGCCCGGCGTCTTCACGCACATACTCTTGTTCAAGGCGGGTGGCAAAGGCCGAGTCACTGGCGGCCAGGTCCTCCAGGGCCTGCTCGATGGCGCCTTGCTGGGCCTCGGAGAAGGCCACGATGCCCAGGCTCAGGCCGGTCTCGCGTTGCAGCAGTTCACGCACCAGGTTGGCGATGTAGCGTGCTTCGGCCAAGTTGCTGCGGCTCAGGTAGACGCCATCGCTCATCTTCAGAAAGCTGATCGGGCTGTCGAGCAGCGTATCGGCGCCCTGAATCACCGCTTGGGCATCCATGGAGTCCAGGGCCGCTTGGGCCAGGGCCGGGCGCTCGATACGCCGGTCGGGAATGGTGATCAGCCGGCCTTCATAGAACGCCGCGTTGGAGAAGCTGATCAACGCTTCATGGCGGCTGCGGTAGTGCCAAGCCAGCAGAGTCGCCGGTAAATTACGCGCGGCCTGGCTCAGCAGGCTGTCGGCATCGAGGTTGATTGCGATCTGCTCGCCGTCCTCCATGGCAATCAGTTCGTTATCGTCCTGTTCGCCGGCGCTGGAGAAGAAGTTGGTGGGTGGCAATTGCATCTCGTCACCCACCACGATCACCTGTTGCGCACGACTCAAGGCCGGCACGGCTTCTTCGCTGGGGATCTGGCTGGCTTCGTCGAAAATCACCA from Pseudomonas yamanorum harbors:
- a CDS encoding ABC transporter substrate-binding protein; translated protein: MRYLKKLAAGLAATLLCLTANAQTLVVGDQSYNAQAVMEAAGVLEDLPYTLEWKQFTAGSPVAEALNSNSLDIGLLGDAPVLFMGALGAPIKVIAISQQNLEGVAILVKKDSSIHSLADLKGKRAAIWKGSWSQQLLLTALDKAGVPKDSLELRYLSALDASHALEGGSVDVIATWEPYVTQQERQGARVLATAEGLIPAQSFIAASTQAVDGKRAQISDFLQRLKKARDWTRQSPANADAYADAWAKRTRADADIARAWFARARTTVEPVTAQSPVEAQKTVDFFASQGLVKSYPAAKLFDDSFAASLQPAVAKIQP
- a CDS encoding efflux RND transporter periplasmic adaptor subunit, translated to MADVITASPLPPEPGTPRKRRLWRPMLIMIVVVLVIVAIIAGVKFVQISALIAQSKMPRPASVVTAMKVPFSDWQPNVSAVGSMKAVRGVDVTTEVGGIVRTIGFTPGQEVAAQALLVQLNADSDIAQLHSLEATADLAVIVLKRDKAQLAVNAISQAQVDTDTADLKAKLAAAEQQRALVAKKTIRAPFAGRIGITSVNPGQYLNPGDKIATLQTFDPIYIDFTVPQTQLEAIAIGQGVSVTADGLSNQTFTGKVSTIDTQFDSTTRNVTVEATVDNPKQSLVPGMFARAVVNSGATQRYLTVPQTSVTYNPYGTTVFIATSSKDDKGEEVLTAQQTFIKTGPTRGDQVAILSGVKEGDLLITSGQMKLKNGSPVKVDNSAAPLNDPAPTPQEH
- a CDS encoding efflux RND transporter permease subunit, which produces MKLTDTFIQRPVWAIVVSLFILILGLRSIFELPVNQWPRTENTVVTITTAYYGADASTVAGFITQPLESAIAQAQGIDYLSSTSITGVSTITATLRLNYDASKALTEINTQVNSVKNQLPAQSQEPVLTVAVGQTTDAMYLGFYSDTLATNNITDYLVRVVKPKLDSIQGVQTAEILGGRQFALRAWMDPDKLAAHNVTAQDVSTALANNNYLSAVGSTRGQTVTVDLTAGTDLHTVDEFKRLVIKQKGDALVYLEDVATVTLGAESYDSSVAFSGKRSVFIGIKTAPTANILTVADSVREAFPELQSQLPTGVRGEIVYDSTAFINTSIYEVVKTLVEAMIIVSVVIYLFLGSFRAVIVPLVAIPLSLVGTFFIMYLLGYSINLLTLLALVLAIGLVVDDAIIVVENVDRHIKEEGKGVLEAALVAARELGGPIVAMTVVLIAAYVPIGLRSGLTGALFKEFCFSLAGAVTVSAVVALTLSPMMTSRLFKTGQEEGRFARKLDQYFDWLRGRYHRVLSGGLNVWPVLVTFGFVLFLLVAASGMTAKSELSPTEDQGLVFMQIKGPPTASPQQMERIADQAFQIANKEPEYAQMFQLTGLPILNQGLGGVLLKNWGDRSRSQAELILELQQKWNQVPGATIAAFPLPSLPGAQGLPVQFVITTTDSVENLNEVAQAVVAEAQKQQLFYFSDMDLKLDKPQAKLVVDREKIAALGMTQADVGAALSAALGGNYVNYFSTAGRSYKVIPQVLQVDRLNPDQILDYYIRTPSGSMIQARTVAHIETSTQPESINHFQQLNSATLSGVSGVAQGELLAKLNTILTNVAPSGYTSDFSGESRQFMQESGGFFGLLMFSILIVYLALAFQFESFRDPVVILFSVPPALFGALAFITMGFASINVYTQVGLVTLLGLITKHGILIVQFANELQRAGHSKREAIEEAAGVRLRPILMTTAAMVLGVVPLVWASGAGAAGRHDMGLVIFAGLSIGTVLTLFMVPAMYMFIGSTHHQEVERPVPGQDEEPGVVTDR
- a CDS encoding efflux transporter outer membrane subunit, with the protein product MAPLSLLCIALAGCTVGPDFTRPDVPANADYSREKLSATAKADIDAGGAAQRLIAGMDIPGQWWTLFRSPALNALVEEALRANPDVTAAQAALRQANELVYADQASLFPSVSGNVQKAREKVSGVTSGIPESPILTVSSASLSVSYAPDVFGGTRRQIESTSAQAEYERFQLEATYLTLTSNVVNTAVSLASIRDQVAATEEIIRIQSGQLDLLQAQRRLGAIGDTDVLTQQTALAQTRASLPPLQKQLAQTRNQLMAYLGRFPNQDRDERFNLASLHLPEELPLSLPSAIVGQRPDVRSAQAQLHQASANIGVAVANQLPQFSITGSVGSTVASGTKLFSAGSGVWSLAGSITQPIFDAGALEHRKRAAVAAYDESAARYRGTVIGAFQDVANALRALEADADALNQQVVAERSAQANLDLVQAQFKLGAVAYINLLTAQQTYQNTVLARVKAQASRYSDTTALFQALGGGWWNRTDVDPATKGRPDRFGLPSWNEIMPAKNKAVPADSARFD